In the genome of Candidatus Hydrogenedentota bacterium, the window TGGCGTCGATCATGACGACAACAGGTTTCTGCACCGTTGATTTCAATACATGGCCGTATTTTGCCCGCATGCTGCTGGTGGTATTGATGTTTGTGGGGGGGTGCGCAGGCTCGACAGGCGGCGGAATCAAGGTTGTGCGATTTGTTATTCTGCTGAAGATGGCCTACGCCCGACTGAAGCAAACGTTCCGGCCCAAGATGGTGCGCGCCGTGCGTGTCAGCGGGCATGTAGTCGATGACGGGGTTCAGCAGACGGTCTACAGTTTCTTTGTGCTGTATCTCCTGTGGTTTGTTGGAGGCAGCCTGTTCATGTCGCTGTTGGGGTTGCCGTTTCAGACCGCCGTCAGTTCAGTTGCTGCGACGCTGAACAACGTCGGTCCCGGCCTCTCCGCAGTTGGCGCCGTTGAGAACTACGCGTTCCTGCCCACAGTGGGCAAGGTATTTCTTTCGCTCTGTATGGTGCTTGGCCGTCTCGAACTAGTCAGTATCATGGTGCTCTTTATGCCGTCGTTCTGGAGGCGCGCCTGAGCAATGGGGCGCCCTCTGCGCTCCATTTTACCCTGGGATTTTCCACTTTCGACGCCATGGAACGCGCAAAGTGCGGCGCTCGCAACCGTCTTTTCCGCGCATCACGTCCACGATCTCTTCCACGGTCGTCACGTCCGTGCGGTTGACGTCGAGCACTTTGTAGGCCTGCGGGTTTTCCCAGGGGCTTCCGGGCGTGATGCAAATGGCCTGAGCGCCGCGCTCGGCGAGCCAGGCCTGCAGTACCCTGGCCACCAGTTCGGGACCGTTAACCGGCTTCGATTCGCATAGGATATATCGCGCCTCCGACCGGAGAGGACTGCTCGCCCAACACTCACACTAAAGCTCAGACCTGCAGCGCGTCGCCAAGATTGAATATCGGCAACAGCATGGCGAGGACGATGAATCCGACCACCGTGCCCAGAAAAGGGATCATGGCCGGTTCGAGCAGCGTCATGAGCACTCGAACTTCGCGGTCCACTTCGCGCTCGTTCTCTTGGGCGAGGTATTGCAGGGCACCGCTCAAGTCGCCACTCTTTTCTCCGACCTCGGCTATGTTTGCGGTCATATCGGGAAACAGAGGCTCTTTGGAGAGTGCCGCGCTGAGGAGATCTCCGTCCCGTACGGATTGCCCCATTCGCTGAAGCGCCTCGCTGTACAAAGGGTCCTTGAGCGTGGACGCAGTGATTCGAAGTGCGTTGACTATGGGAAGTCCGCTCGACAGCAGCGTGGCGAGCGTGCGGGAGAAGGCGGCGACTTCGGCCTTGCGGACGAGATTCCGGAGGAAGGAGAGCCTGAGCGATGTTGTGGCACAAAGGCGCTTACCAGTGTCTGACTGCAGCGACCGTTTCGCGAGAAGCGGGGCTGCAGTGAGAAGGATAGCCCCCAACCACCATCCATCCCGGGCAAACCGACTAAGGGTGATCAGCACGCGCGTGGGGTGGGGCTTTCGTATATTGGCCGCATGACCTTGTCCGGGTGGCCAAATGCGGAGGGGGAGTAAATGACGCGGACGTGTTCTTCGGCGTCATTGCCCACGGTGTCGCCGTCGCGGATGACGGGGCCGTTTTCGATGACGTAACGCGCGAGGGCCATGAGTCTCTCGTGCAGTTCCGGGGGCGGTTCGGGAAACTGTTGCGTCTCGAACTCCATATGCCCGAGTGCTTGCATGCCGTGAGTGAATCCAGCGCTTGTCTTCTCGGAATCCTTGCCAACCCGGAAATCGACCCAGATGTAAAGCGGGGGGCCTTTGGGCAGGACGTCTTTGGCGAAATCAATGAAGATTCTCTTGGGTATGACCAGCGCTGCGTTTGGCCAGTAGACGCCGATCGCCGGCGGACACGCCGCCATGGCTGCCGCCGTGACTTGTGTCAACAGGTTTGAAAGCGGAACAGGCTCCAGATTCCCCATGATTGTGACGAGCCAATGCAGGGAATGTTGTTTCACCTCGTGCGTTGCGTTTCGCCAGAGGAAGCTCGTTGAACACGGCCCCTCGAGGTCTCTCCAGGGAATGGGAGCCGGCATCTTTCCCATAATGACCATGGTTTCGTCAATTTGAAACGATATCGTCCCATCCGTTTCTTTGGTTTGGGTGGCGATTGAGAGCTGCGGCCAGTTTAAAGATAGATTCTGCTGCACGGCGCCCACTCGTATGGGCGTGTCGCCTGTCAGCATGATCATCGAGATTCCGATCGCCATGTTTGCTGCCTTTTTGTGAGCCTTCGGGCAAGAGTTGCTTGAGAGGACCTTCGCTACTCTACCCTGAAACGTCCTGAGTCAACTATTCATGGGTGAAGAAGGCTATTTCCTTTCTGGTAAATCGAGGTATTCGCCCCAGGAGAGGAGGACGGGTATTCCCTTTTGAAACTGGTGCTTGTTCATCATGAGGTTGGCGGTGTAAGTGCCGGTGGCGCCGCCGGATTTGCCGGGTGACCGGTGTGTGAACTCCCAGACATGGCCGATTGCCCAGACCGGGGATAGTAGGGTATCGATTTCGCGGGCGGTATTGACGCCTCGCCAGAACAGCGGCGTGCCGGTGACGAGATCGACGTGCCTGCCGTTGGCCGCCATGAGCTGCAGCCAGCCGTACAGGCGCAGGCCGCAGTTGATGTCACCCTTGCTCAAAACAGACATGCCGCCGGGCGTGGCGATGAGGTAGGCGTTGCAAGGCGTGCCGCTCGTGTGCTCGTCGTTGTCCCACTGATGGTCCTGGAGCACGTCGACCTCGAGGGCACCAATGGTATGGGGTTTCGCGATGGTCTGGTCGAGGACGAGGAGCTTCTCTGCCCAGGGTTCGCCCTTCCATCGGTCTTTGTTGCTCTTCGTGACGACAACCGTCTTGTCCGCACCGCACAGGGCTTGCGTGATTTCGTAATCGGCATGGTCGTAATGCTCGTGCGTATGAAACGCAACATCAATAATCCGCGCGATGCGCTGGATTTGCTCTGCCGTCATCCTGAGTTCCACTCCTTCGTCGTCGGCTGTCTGGTCCATGCGTTTGTTGGGGCCCTGGTCAAGGTCGATGGCGAACACGGTCTCGGGTGTCTGTACGATGACCGAGCTCGAATAAAGCTGGAACAACCGGAGGCTCTTCGCGATGCGTTGGGTCTCGAGGGTGTCAAGCACCCGGTCCACTGCACGCTGGTAGTAGATGACCACGTCCTCCGAGCGCTCGGAATCCGCATTCATGAGCCGCTCGTCCAGCGCTTTAAGCGCCCGGTCTCGCGCTTCGGTATACTGCAGGGCCGGGGGATTGGCCAGGATCTCATGCCATATTGCGTCGATGTCTTGAGCCGCAGTGCCCGCATCTGCCAGTGCTGCTATACCCATCGCCATGAGCCATGCCAGTTTCATGCCGGGTGTTTCCCTTCAGTTTGATTCGCTGTCCTGAACCGGCCTGTTGTAACAGCTTGCCGCCCGTTCTGTCCAGAAGCCTCACTAATCAGCTGTGGGGCTGGCCGTACAGACAGGTGCGGGGCAAGAGGGTGTCTCCCCGGAGGGCGGCATCCGTCCGGGGGCATCATTCCCCAGACACGGCCTATACGACTAATGAGGCATATGGGTCCTCTCGGACGTATCGTTCCTCAAACTTCACGCTGCGCTCTGTCATCAGGGCATTAACGATTTGACGAAGTCCCAGGCCATGCCGACGACATGATTCACGCCGTCGCGGAAGGGGGGGTACACAAGATACACGATGAGTGCCCCTAGCAACGTGAAGAATTTCCAGTGGTGCGTAGATTCGCGGAAGGCGTTGACGAGAAAACGTCCTGACCAGCGTCCAGCGCGGACAGTGAAGTCGGCGACCTGGCGCAGAAGCCACGCGATATCGCTTTCACTGGGCATGCCGCGGCTGCGGCTTGCGAGCCCGTCGGGCGCACATTCAAGGGTCATGAGGGTGTTGCCAACTTGCATCTGTTCGCCGTCGCGCACGATGCGGGAGACCAAGGTGCCGACCCGTTTGCCCCCGACGAATACGGGGGCGCCGCCGATACTTCGGATACGGTACCCGTCTGATACCGCGGTTACGCGGGCATGGTAGCCCTGGATGGCACTGTCCAAACGAAGGTTGACCGCGCATTGGGGGTCCTTGCCAATGTAGATGGGTGCGCGCGCGATGGGGAATTCGGCGCCATCTTCCGGGCCGTTGATGACCACAAGGCAGTCGGGATATCCTGCTTTCTTCATGAGTGATGTGCCCTCGACGGCGCCGACCGTGTTCCCTTCCGGATGGTCAGCTTGTCGGTCTCGACCAGGACGTCAATGATGTCGCCCGGCTGAAAGGCGTCTCGCAGAATCATGTCGCTGATAGGGTTGACCAGGAGGCGGTCGAACGTGCGCTGGAGTTCGCGGGCGCCAAACTCGGCGCTGTGCCCCTGGTGCGCGAGATATTCGTATGCGCCTTGGTACACATGGAGCCGAAGGTTCTTCTCCATCAACCGGGTTTTCAACCTGCGCATCGAGATATGAAGAATCTGACGGATATCCTCAAACAACAACGGGTAGAACGGCACGATTTCGTCAATGCGGTTGATGAATTCAGGACGGAACCTTTTCTGCAAAGCATCGAGCAGCGCCAGACTGTCCGAGCTGGCTTCGGGGGATTCGAGGATGTGGGCCCCCACGTTGGACGTCATGGCAATGATGCAGTGCTTGAAACTGACCTCGCCCCGGTGGCCCTCGCGGAGCCGTCCTTCGTCGAATACGGGCAGAAGGATATCAAACACGCGAGGATGGGCCTTCTCGATTTCATCAAAGAGCAGGAGCGAGAACGGCTTGTTGCGAATAGCCGAAATGAGGCGGCCCTCCTGTTCGCTGCCCACGTAGCCGGGAGGCGCGCCCAGGAGCTTCGAAACCGAATGTTCTTCGACATATTCCGACATATCGAAGGTGACCAGATGGTTCGATGAGCCGAACAGAAGCTCAGCCAGAGCCTTGGCCAGTTCCGTCTTACCAACTCCCGTCGGGCCCACAAACAGCATCACCGCGTCCGGACGATGGGGATCGGACAACCCAGCGCGGGACTTCTTGACCGTTGCGACGACTTTGCGGATCGCCGCGTCCTGGCCGATGATGCGCCGCCTCAGAGCGTGTTCCAGATTTGCCAGTTGGCGGCGGTCCTCGGCCGTGATTTCCTCGATGGGCACGGCCGTGAGGCGGCTGATCACTTTCCTGACCTCGTGCGGCGTGACTTTCTTGTTTATCTTGGGAGGGGGCAGCCCTTCCGACTTTGCCCGTTGCCGCAGGGCTACCACCTTGAGACGGAAGCGCGCGCAGGCCTGGTCCAGGGCGTCAATGGCTTTGTCGGGGAGTTGCCGGTCGGTCATATACCGCTGAGACAGACGCACCGCCGCTCGCATGGCGCGTTTGCTGATGGTGACCTCATGATGGCGTTCGAGGGCCGGCTGAAGCGAGCGGAGAACCGCATAGGTTGCTTCCTCCGTCAGCGGCTCGATCCGCAGCATCTGAAAGCGCCGCTCGAGGGCGGGGTCTTTGGCGATGAACCGGCGGTACTCCTCGTAGGTCGTGGCGCCGATACACCGCAGGTCGCCCCGGGCCAACGCTGGTTTGAGGAGGTTCGCCATATCGATCGAATCGCCGTCAGTCGACCCGGCCCCCATGATGAGGTGAATCTCATCAATGAAAAGAATGACGTCCTGCAGCGTGGCGATCTCCTGCAATACTCCCTGCAACCGTTCTTCGAATGCGCCGCGATACTGCGTTCCCGCCAGAAGCCCCGCCACATCCAGCTCGAGCACCCGATACCCAAACAATACGTCATCGAGTTTGCCGGCGGCCACTTCGATGGCCAAGCCCTCGGCAAGCTTGGTTTTTCCCACCCCCGCGTCTCCGACCAGAAGCACGTTGTTCTTGGTTCTTCGAGCCAAGACCTGGAGCAGGTCAAAAAGTTCCCGTTCACGGCCGATTACCGGGTCGAGCCGGCCTTCTCGCGCGTCCAGAGTCAAATCACGGGTCAGCAAAGCCAACACGGACGACCCTGCCGGGCCGGACGCCGCTGATTTTTCGGGAGCGCCAGCCGCGGCGTCCTTTCTGAGACTGTTCCGTCGGTTGAAGGACGCATTGTCTGAAGACTTCCGCAGGTAATCGCGCAGGTCCTCGAGCAACGGGCCGCGCAGAAGGCGCGACGCATCAAATACACGGCTTGGTAAGGAGTGGGGGTCGGCAAGGATGGCGAGCAGCAGATGCCCCGTTGATGCGGACGAAAGGGCCATGCCTTCCGCAAGTTTTCCGGCCATTGCGGCAACCTGCGCCGCGCGGGGAGTGAAAAACGGCTCCGATGACGGCGTTGGCACGTTGCCGGGCCAGGGGTGCTGGCGAATATCCGACAACGCTTGCTCCAGCACGCCCTCGTAGTGGAGAAAGAAGTCCTGCGGCAACGATTCGGGTTTCTCGAGTATGGCCTCGAAAAGATGCTCGACGCCTACATAGTGCTGCCTCCGGTTTGCACTTAGCGCGGCTGCTTCGTCCAGGATCGCGTTTATCTCCTGGGAAATCGAAACTCGTACCACTGGGTATCCCTCGCTGTTGTACCCTCTTATGAATAACAATACAGCGAATGGCGTCAACGCGCAAGCCGGGGGCCGACACGGCCGGGGGGGCGGGCCGGGGCCCGGTTAAATGGACCTCGGAGTTCCGCCATTCTTTGTGTTTGCGTTATCCGCCGTATCTGTGCTAATTTAGCGCTACGTTATAGTGTTTATCGAAACGAAGAGGAATAATCGTGGTGCCCGGAAGGGATACGTTGTTCTCACGAGCGTGGGGTGTGGGCACAGGGAGATCGGAGTGTGGCAATTATTCTTATTGTCGAAGATGATCAACGGACGGCGGATTATCTCCGGGAACACCTTTCGGATGCCGGACACACCTGCGTAAGCGAGCCGGCCGGCGAGAGATCTCTTGAGGTGGCCAAGGAAAACCACTGTGACCTGCTCATTCTAGATATCATGCTTCCGGGCACCTCAGGCTTCGAGGTCTGCCGGAGGTTTCGGCGCGATCCCGAGCTGTATATGATGCCGATTATCATGCTCACTGCTATGAAAGGCGATGAGGAGTTGCACCACGGGCTTGCCCAAGGCGCGGACGATTACATTGTAAAACCGTTTGACATCAACAACCTTATTCATCGCATGGAAGCCTTGCTGCGGGTAAGTCAGGACAGAGGCGGCGAAGATCCCCTCGTCAGTATGCCAGCGGCAGGCGCAACAAAGCGAGAAGTGCAGCGCCGCGTGAGCCTTCGCGAGAAATTCGCCATTGCCTATGCGGAGGTCCTTCACATCCGCGAGTTTGCGCGTCAGTACGGCGAGGACTGCCGTTCCAAAGCGATTCGTCATTTGGGCCGGGCCATTCAGCAAGCCGGACGCAATTTTCCGGGGGAAGCCTTCTTTTGCGGCCATATGGGCGGAGGGCATTTCGTATGCGTGTTGCCTCCGCCAAAGGCAAAAGCCTACTGTGACCTTGTGCAGCACGTGTGGGGTCAACATCTCGAACACTTCTACGAGAGTACCGGTCATAGCCAGGCGTATGCGTCCGCGATGCGTGGGGAGTCCAGCATTCCTCTTCTCGACGTGCTGATTTGCCTCACCGTTTGTGACCCCAAGGAGGTTGCTGCCCCCCATGAGCTTTTCGAGGTGCTCTCCCAGCTTCGAGCGAAAGCGTTTGCTGGCTGCAAAGGGGGGGTATACGTCGATCGCCGTGGCAAGACGGGCTGAAATGGCCCGCTAAGATTGTCCGCGAAACGGCGCGTTTGCTTAAACCGCCGGACATATCGATTCGGGTTTGGGGCCAGACCAAGATCTAGAATTCCACGGGGATTGCCTCTTCTTGCACCGCGATGTTCGTGCAGCCTTCCGCTTCGAGTCCGGTCTTAAGAGCGGTGATCGCTTCGGTTTCGCCGTGCACCAGCAACACCTTCTCCGCCCGGTTGTTAAACCGTTTTCCGAAATCGATCAACTCGGTTCGGCCAGCATGCGCACTCAATGCGTTGAACACCTTCACATCGGCCAGAAGCCGGTGTCTGAGTCCGAAGATCTTTATCTCCGGCTGACGTTCGACGATTCGGCGCCCCAGCGTGTTCTTAGCCTGGAAACCTATGATGCAAATGGTGTTACGCTGATCCTCGACGTTGTTGCGCAGATGATGGAGAATGCGGCCAAATTCGCACATTCCAGATGCCGAAATGATGATGCATGGTTTCTTCAGCCCGTTGAGCCGTATTGAAGCTTGCACGTCTCGGATGTATTCGATGTGGCGAAGCTGGAACGGATCTCCCGACTCCTCCATCATGTTTCTTATCTCATCATCGAAGGAATCGGTGTGTAGCCGGAACACTTCCGTCACGTTGACCGTCAGGGGGCTGTCCACAAAAACCGGCATCTCAGGGATGCGGTTGGCCATCTCGAGGCGCTTCAATGCGTACACGAATTCCTGCGCTCGTTCCAGCGCGAAGGTCGGTACGATGAGTTTTCCTCCCCGGTCATGCGTGCGGTTGATGGTCTCGGCGAGATCGGCGTCAAGTGTCTCGATGGGTTTGTGGTCGCGGTTGCCGTAGGTGCTTTCCATAATGACGACATCGGCATCATCCGGTTCCCAGGGATCCTTGAGAATGGGCATGTTCTTCCGCCCGATGTCTCCCGAGTAAATGAATCTCCGCTGCTTGCCGTTCTCCTGGAATTGGACCAGCAACATGGACGACCCTAGAACATGGCCGGCATCCTTGAAGGTTACGGACACACCCGGGGCAACCTCCAAACTGATATCGTAGGGGATGCTGATAAACCGGCGCATGATCTCACGGACGTCCACGTCCGTATAGAGCGGGGGAATGAAACTCTGGTGCTTTTTCGACAGCCATTGGGCATCCTTTTCCTGGATGTGGGCGCTGTCAAGCAACATGATGGCGCATAGGTCACGCGTTGCCGGCGTGGTGAAGACCCGCCCCCGGTAACCGTAACGCGCCAGCATGGGCAAAACGCCGCTGTGGTCGATATGCGCATGGCTCAGCACCACAGCGTCCAGTTCGTTCGGATTGAACGGTAATCGCCGATTGCGGTCCGCGGACTCCGTCCGGCTCCCTTGGAACATGCCGCAGTCAAAGAGAATCTTATGTCCGTTCACTTCCAGGAGATGTTTGCTGCCAGTAACATTGGAGGCCGCCCCATAGGAGGTTATGCGCATGCTGATGAATTCCCTTTCATATCACGTTATGGCGTCTCAGAACACCCCTTTCACGGTATTGGGGCGCCGAACGTGGGAGTTGGGTTCAGTGCCATTGCCATCGCAGGCACTTCTTGACCTTCTTTAGCCAGACCGGAGGGTTGGGCATTCTTCATTTCTGCCACGTACGCTGCGTGCGGTAAGCCTGACACAAACCATCGGGCCGGAGATTGACATTCGACAACGGCACGAACTACACCAAGTATATACACGAAAGGGCGTGGGAGTAAAAGCTTGGAGCCGGCCCCACATTCTTGCGGACGTGCTACCGGAGCGCATCTGGCCACCCCGGCTGCGATACCTGCCGTTCTCGACTGTTTGCTTGTCTCCAGGACCGTTGGTCCTTTAAGGTGTGGACATTTGAAACATGCAAAGGGAGAAAGCCCATGCATCGAATTGCCTGGCTTATTCTTTTCGCAGGGATTGTGGGAATGCCCTGCGCGGCCGCGGAATCCGGACACGAACGCGCTTTGGCGCGCCAGGACGATCTGCGCCTGGGCGTGTACCTGACCGCGGGCGCCGTAGACGGCGTTTTCGAGGCTCGAAGCGCTTCGGTCGAGTTGCTTCGCGAATACGGTTTCACGCGCGTAATCCTCGAAGTCTACCGGAGCGGACACGTGGTGCCGCCGGAACATCTCGCGGGCGTGCTGGACTATTTCCGCGACAACGGGTTTGACGTGGCCGGCGGTATCGCAACAACGCCGGGCGGCGGCGTTGGCGTTCCTCAGGAAGGACCGCTGAGTTGGTACAACTGGCAGAATCGCAAGACCCGGGATGACCTCGAGAGAATCATGCGCTCAGCCGCCCCGCTCTTTGATGTGTTCGTTATCGACGATTTTCTGTGCACGGACGACCTGAGTCAAGAATCCATAGCTGCCAAAGGGGAGCTGCCCTGGGACAAATACCGGTGCGATTTAATGGCCGCGGTCGCGCAGGAGGTTTTCATCGCTCCGGCGAAACAAGAGAACCCGGACCTCACGATCATCGTGAAGTTCCCCCAATGGTATGACCGGTTTCAGCTCCATGGATATGCTGTGGACCGGCACGCCGCCCAGTTCGACCGAGTGTGGGTGGGGACGGAAACCCGCGGAGCCCGGACGCAACGGTACGGTTTCGTGCAGCCCTACGAAGGTTTCGTCAACTACCGGTGGCTCGCAAGCATCGCGCCGGAAAAGACCGAATGCGCGTGGTTTGATCACGGCGACTGCGATGCACTGGACTTTGTCGACCAAGCCTACCAATCCGTGCTTGCCGGGGCGCGCAATATCTGTGTGTTCGATTATTCCGATGTCGTGGGCGGCCATCCCGGGTGCGCGCTTCTCGCTCAACAATTCGAGCAATTGGCGGATCTTGCCGCGGCCGTTCGGCTCGACCCTGTTTGGGGCATACCAGCGTACAAGCCGGCCGGCAGCGATGCCGGCGGTGACCTGTATTTGATGGACTTTGTAGGCATGTTGGGCGTGCCGCTTGTGCCGACGGCGGCGTTTCCCGGCCGAGCCCGGTCGCTCTTTTTGCCCGCACAGGCCGCTGCTGATCCGGAAATCCTGGGAAAACTGCAAACGCACCTTGCGAGCGGCGGACGGGCCATCCTTACCGCGGGCTTCCTATCGCGTGTGCCTGATGCAGCAGACGCCGCGGGGGTCAAGCCGATCGTCCTCGAGCCGCTCAAAGCCTCCGCCGTCTTACTGGACGGGGAGTCGGCGCCGGTAAGGCACGGTCTCGACCTCGCCGGCCGGCTCGATGCCACGCAGGCAGAAGTCCTCCTCGAAGCGATCTGCAGCGACAGCGCCGTCCCTTTTCTTACGCGTCACCGTGCGCAGGGAGGCGAGGTTGCGGTGCTCAATTGTCACACGTTTTCGCAGGCGGATTTTGACGCTGTGGGCGAGGTGCTGCTTGCGCCTCGCCAGCTGGGACTGCTCGAATTGCCTGAGACTGCCGCGAACCGGCTGCGCGCCGCGTTCATGGAGCCTTTAGACCTGGCAATGGAAGCGCACACGCGGGTCACTCTGCAACCTTTTGGCGAGCGGTCTCTATTTGTCCAGAATTACAACGAGGAACCTGTGAGTATATTGCTGCGGCCCGTGCTGCAAGAAAGCGGCATCATGTACCGCGACCGATTCACAGGGGAAATGGTGCCGTTGACCGATGGTTGCCTCCATTTTGAGGTCGGGAGCCGCGCACGCCGTTGGCTCGAAGCCCGGTAAGCCAAGTCCGTGGCCCTAATCCATCTGCTGTCCGGCGCGGCGCCGTGCTCCTCTCGCGCAACCTTGGGGCTGGCGGCTGGAGCCGGAGGGCTCAGAAGTATCCCATGTTATGGAGCAGCTCCATTTCCGCGGGAGATAATGCAGGCACTTCCTGACGGCGGGGCGTCTCAATGCCGCGCTTTCGACAGTAGGCCTCGCGTTCCGCGAGGATGGCCTTCAGACGGTCTCGAACGGCAGGTTTCTCCATTACGATGTTGCGTGTTTCTTGCGGGTCGTTCTCGAGGTCGTACAGTTGTTCGTTGACCGGCGGCCGCCAGATCGGGGTCATGGGTATTGTTCCCGCCTGAAGCCCCAATTGGACCTCCTCGAGCCGCCGAACCTCGCCAGGGCGTTCCTCCGGCGTGAACCACTTGAGGGCGGCAAGGTACTTCCATTCGTCAGCGATGACGCAACGCATCATTCCACGTTCCTGAAGCAGCAACTCGGCGATGTGCGGGTGCTTGGGAGGCACGAATCGAAGCCCCGTGTCAGCAGGCTGGAAAAGCGGATCCCCGTCCAGCGAGGAACCCTCCGCCGACAGGCCGAACAAGCGCGTCAGCGTGGGATAATAGTCGACAATCGAAACAGGAGTTGCCACGCGTGCTTTGGGCGCCTTGCCCGGAGCCCAAAAGATGAGAGGAACGCGCAGCACCTCCTCGTACAGGGTCCATCCGTGCTCCACCCAGTCATGATCAAGGAATTCTTCGCCATGGTCCGACGAAATGACCACCAGGGTGTTGTCGAGCATGCCGTACGCGTTCAGCGCGTGAAAGAGCATTTCGATAGACCGGTCCGAGTCGGCGATTTCAGCGTCGTATGAGATGACAACATCTTCGAAGCGCGGATCGCCCGGCCCGAATCCCTCCGCCCTGAGCTGGTTCAGGTCCGCGCGGACATCCTCGAAAATGTGCAGTGGCTCAGGGTAGAGCGTCTTGGCGAATCGCAGGTACAAGTCGTCGGGAGGCTCGTAGGGTCCATGCGGATCGAAATAATGCAGGTACATGAAGAAAGGTTTCCCGCGGACCTTCTTTGCCTGCTCCATGGCAATTGCGGACAGCTTAGGACCTTCCGCGCTCTCCAGCCAACGCAAG includes:
- a CDS encoding potassium transporter TrkG, which encodes ASIMTTTGFCTVDFNTWPYFARMLLVVLMFVGGCAGSTGGGIKVVRFVILLKMAYARLKQTFRPKMVRAVRVSGHVVDDGVQQTVYSFFVLYLLWFVGGSLFMSLLGLPFQTAVSSVAATLNNVGPGLSAVGAVENYAFLPTVGKVFLSLCMVLGRLELVSIMVLFMPSFWRRA
- a CDS encoding type II secretion system F family protein, which gives rise to MLITLSRFARDGWWLGAILLTAAPLLAKRSLQSDTGKRLCATTSLRLSFLRNLVRKAEVAAFSRTLATLLSSGLPIVNALRITASTLKDPLYSEALQRMGQSVRDGDLLSAALSKEPLFPDMTANIAEVGEKSGDLSGALQYLAQENEREVDREVRVLMTLLEPAMIPFLGTVVGFIVLAMLLPIFNLGDALQV
- a CDS encoding DUF4261 domain-containing protein, with translation MAIGISMIMLTGDTPIRVGAVQQNLSLNWPQLSIATQTKETDGTISFQIDETMVIMGKMPAPIPWRDLEGPCSTSFLWRNATHEVKQHSLHWLVTIMGNLEPVPLSNLLTQVTAAAMAACPPAIGVYWPNAALVIPKRIFIDFAKDVLPKGPPLYIWVDFRVGKDSEKTSAGFTHGMQALGHMEFETQQFPEPPPELHERLMALARYVIENGPVIRDGDTVGNDAEEHVRVIYSPSAFGHPDKVMRPIYESPTPRAC
- a CDS encoding FHA domain-containing protein, whose product is MKKAGYPDCLVVINGPEDGAEFPIARAPIYIGKDPQCAVNLRLDSAIQGYHARVTAVSDGYRIRSIGGAPVFVGGKRVGTLVSRIVRDGEQMQVGNTLMTLECAPDGLASRSRGMPSESDIAWLLRQVADFTVRAGRWSGRFLVNAFRESTHHWKFFTLLGALIVYLVYPPFRDGVNHVVGMAWDFVKSLMP
- a CDS encoding ATP-dependent Clp protease ATP-binding subunit, which produces MVRVSISQEINAILDEAAALSANRRQHYVGVEHLFEAILEKPESLPQDFFLHYEGVLEQALSDIRQHPWPGNVPTPSSEPFFTPRAAQVAAMAGKLAEGMALSSASTGHLLLAILADPHSLPSRVFDASRLLRGPLLEDLRDYLRKSSDNASFNRRNSLRKDAAAGAPEKSAASGPAGSSVLALLTRDLTLDAREGRLDPVIGRERELFDLLQVLARRTKNNVLLVGDAGVGKTKLAEGLAIEVAAGKLDDVLFGYRVLELDVAGLLAGTQYRGAFEERLQGVLQEIATLQDVILFIDEIHLIMGAGSTDGDSIDMANLLKPALARGDLRCIGATTYEEYRRFIAKDPALERRFQMLRIEPLTEEATYAVLRSLQPALERHHEVTISKRAMRAAVRLSQRYMTDRQLPDKAIDALDQACARFRLKVVALRQRAKSEGLPPPKINKKVTPHEVRKVISRLTAVPIEEITAEDRRQLANLEHALRRRIIGQDAAIRKVVATVKKSRAGLSDPHRPDAVMLFVGPTGVGKTELAKALAELLFGSSNHLVTFDMSEYVEEHSVSKLLGAPPGYVGSEQEGRLISAIRNKPFSLLLFDEIEKAHPRVFDILLPVFDEGRLREGHRGEVSFKHCIIAMTSNVGAHILESPEASSDSLALLDALQKRFRPEFINRIDEIVPFYPLLFEDIRQILHISMRRLKTRLMEKNLRLHVYQGAYEYLAHQGHSAEFGARELQRTFDRLLVNPISDMILRDAFQPGDIIDVLVETDKLTIRKGTRSAPSRAHHS
- a CDS encoding response regulator, with amino-acid sequence MAIILIVEDDQRTADYLREHLSDAGHTCVSEPAGERSLEVAKENHCDLLILDIMLPGTSGFEVCRRFRRDPELYMMPIIMLTAMKGDEELHHGLAQGADDYIVKPFDINNLIHRMEALLRVSQDRGGEDPLVSMPAAGATKREVQRRVSLREKFAIAYAEVLHIREFARQYGEDCRSKAIRHLGRAIQQAGRNFPGEAFFCGHMGGGHFVCVLPPPKAKAYCDLVQHVWGQHLEHFYESTGHSQAYASAMRGESSIPLLDVLICLTVCDPKEVAAPHELFEVLSQLRAKAFAGCKGGVYVDRRGKTG
- a CDS encoding MBL fold metallo-hydrolase — its product is MRITSYGAASNVTGSKHLLEVNGHKILFDCGMFQGSRTESADRNRRLPFNPNELDAVVLSHAHIDHSGVLPMLARYGYRGRVFTTPATRDLCAIMLLDSAHIQEKDAQWLSKKHQSFIPPLYTDVDVREIMRRFISIPYDISLEVAPGVSVTFKDAGHVLGSSMLLVQFQENGKQRRFIYSGDIGRKNMPILKDPWEPDDADVVIMESTYGNRDHKPIETLDADLAETINRTHDRGGKLIVPTFALERAQEFVYALKRLEMANRIPEMPVFVDSPLTVNVTEVFRLHTDSFDDEIRNMMEESGDPFQLRHIEYIRDVQASIRLNGLKKPCIIISASGMCEFGRILHHLRNNVEDQRNTICIIGFQAKNTLGRRIVERQPEIKIFGLRHRLLADVKVFNALSAHAGRTELIDFGKRFNNRAEKVLLVHGETEAITALKTGLEAEGCTNIAVQEEAIPVEF
- a CDS encoding sulfatase, producing MLVADRYTQTRRLLNARLSVFLFCMLTGVCPAWGQPPDIALPQTFEGCNLIFITIDALRADHMSCYGYRRNTSPFIDSLANEGLLFEQARANSTFTRESVSVLFSGMLPSSSGAFGWFAQLPPEVPTLAERFAAKGYETLFLSSSVVLAGLTKGFNTVHHLPLRWLESAEGPKLSAIAMEQAKKVRGKPFFMYLHYFDPHGPYEPPDDLYLRFAKTLYPEPLHIFEDVRADLNQLRAEGFGPGDPRFEDVVISYDAEIADSDRSIEMLFHALNAYGMLDNTLVVISSDHGEEFLDHDWVEHGWTLYEEVLRVPLIFWAPGKAPKARVATPVSIVDYYPTLTRLFGLSAEGSSLDGDPLFQPADTGLRFVPPKHPHIAELLLQERGMMRCVIADEWKYLAALKWFTPEERPGEVRRLEEVQLGLQAGTIPMTPIWRPPVNEQLYDLENDPQETRNIVMEKPAVRDRLKAILAEREAYCRKRGIETPRRQEVPALSPAEMELLHNMGYF